In the genome of Populus trichocarpa isolate Nisqually-1 chromosome 6, P.trichocarpa_v4.1, whole genome shotgun sequence, one region contains:
- the LOC7485278 gene encoding WAT1-related protein At4g30420, which yields MGAFGDSKPTLAMFGLQFSYAIVSLITRAALIHGMSPRVFVVYRQAIATLVIVPVSYFSRRKSAGTSLGLRSFCLVFSASFIGVTINQNVFAEGLYLASSSMASAMGNLVPAITFVMAVALGLEKIKIGSFRSIAKIVGTVICVSGAISMALLRGPKLLNKTIFGSGGEDWLLGCLFIFVSTCCWSIWLILQVPLTASYPDHLSLSAWMCFLATLQSGILTLFLEKDLDAWKLHSYLELVGCLFTGIIGSGLSFFVQAWVICQRGPLFSAMFNPLCTVIVTVLAAIFLHEEIYTGGLIGGVAVIIGLYIVLWGKAKDFIKEEDEIDPKLEIDQRQAVKITIQDSREGKLVLEEPFLSDKSNVVEEDDNFHQ from the exons ATGGGGGCATTTGGCGATTCCAAGCCTACATTGGCTATGTTTGGATTGCAATTCTCCTATGCAATTGTTTCTCTCATCACAAGAGCTGCTCTTATACATGGAATGAGTCCTAGGGTCTTTGTTGTCTACAGGCAAGCTATAGCAACTTTGGTCATTGTACCCGTATCTTATTTCTCAAG GAGAAAATCAGCTGGGACTTCTTTGGGACTGAGGAGCTTTTGTTTAGTGTTTTCGGCCTCATTTATAGG TGTAACGATCAATCAGAATGTCTTTGCTGAGGGGCTATACTTAGCCTCATCATCAATGGCAAGTGCAATGGGTAATCTCGTTCCTGCCATCACATTTGTCATGGCAGTAGCTCTCGG ATTGGAGAAGATTAAGATCGGAAGCTTCAGAAGTATCGCGAAAATAGTAGGAACAGTAATATGTGTCAGTGGAGCCATATCAATGGCATTGCTCAGGGGACCAAAGCTACTTAACAAAACCATTTTTGGGTCGGGAGGTGAGGATTGGTTGCTGGGTTGTCTGTTTATATTTGTGAGCACTTGTTGCTGGTCAATATGGCTGATTTTGCAG GTTCCGCTTACAGCTAGCTATCCTGACCACCTATCCCTGTCAGCCTGGATGTGTTTCTTGGCAACACTACAGTCAGGAATTCTAACATTATTCTTAGAGAAAGATTTGGATGCATGGAAACTGCATTCATACTTGGAACTTGTTGGTTGTTTGTTCACA GGAATTATAGGATCTgggctttctttctttgttcagGCCTGGGTAATTTGTCAAAGGGGTCCCCTCTTCTCTGCAATGTTCAATCCTCTATGCACAGTTATTGTAACCGTATTGGCTGCTATTTTTCTCCATGAAGAGATTTACACTGGAGG CTTGATAGGAGGAGTTGCTGTGATTATTGGTTTGTATATTGTGCTATGGGGAAAGGCAAAAGACTTTATAAAGGAAGAAGACGAGATCGATCCGAAGCTGGAAATCGATCAAAGGCAGGCAGTTAAAATCACGATTCAGGACTCCAGAGAAGGAAAACTTGTTCTTGAAGAACCTTTTCTGTCTGATAAATCAAATGtcgttgaagaagatgataatttCCATCAATAA